Part of the Drosophila kikkawai strain 14028-0561.14 chromosome 3L, DkikHiC1v2, whole genome shotgun sequence genome is shown below.
GCTATAACAAAATCCCTGACTCTTAAAAAAGTGCCTTTCCATTCTTGGCAGTTGAAAGAAGAAAGGTCTTATCGAGTTGTCATCTGTGGTGTCCATCATTCTGTCCCGGATGAAAACATAAAGGAAAGCCTTACATCGGCTGGTCACACGGTTCGATTTGTTAACAGGCCCAGAAGCCGCTTCGACAAAACCAAGTTCGTTAACTTAGTTTTTGTTGAACTGGAACCAGCgacaaataacaaagaaatccATGATATTAAAACGCTTTGTCGGCAACGGGTTCATGTTGAACTCCCCTACAAAAAGAATGATGTTGTTCAATGCCACCGGTGTCAAGCTTTTGGACACACAAAAAATCATTGCCACACGAAAGAATTTCGGTCCTTGTCGCCCAGTTTGACAAATTATTCCAAATGATGGTGTCGATGATGGGTCTTGTCTCTAGACTCCTACCACAAACTTCTCCAGGAACTGCACAAGCAGTTGCTCTCGATCATATTACAAACTACACGGATATGACGTTCACCTATCTAACCATCCCGCCGATCGCCACCGTGGAGGCTCTGCAGTCATCATAAAGTCCTGTCTCAAACACTACCAATTTTTAACAATGGAACATCAAAGTGCTCAATGTGTCGCAGTCAAAGTCAATACGGATCAAGGTGAAATTGCTATTGCCTCTATTTATTGTCCTCCAAACTTCCAGCGCACCTATGAGGACTTTATAACACTGTTTGAGGAACTAGGACCCAAATTTCTAATTGCCGGTGATTGGAATGCACACCATCGACTTTGGGGTTGTCGAAATTCCTCTGTCAGTGGAAGAGTATTAGCAAACTATATCCTCAGCTCTCACATTCAAGTCCTTGCAACCGGAGGTCCTACCCACTACCCGTACAGCCAGCGTACGCCTACTGCAATTGATTTTGCCATATATGGGGGGATTCGCTCTGAGCTCCTATCCATCTCAGGGAGCTTGGAACTTTGTTCTGACATCCCCTTGTTAATTGAGCTAAGAAGTGCTGCTCTCTAGGTCTCCCAAAACGCGAACTCTCCCTCGAAACGCGAACATTCCACGGTTTCAGGCAGCAATTAACCAGCTAGTAAACCTCAACATGGTCCAGAGCTCCCCTGAAGACATTGATGATGCCACTGAGATCTTTGTGCGAAACATTCACATTGCTACCGAATCTTCAACCTGTGGACAAGGTTCAATAAACCTATCAGATCCACCTCATGGTCTTTTAAAACCTGAGGTCCTGGATTTGGTGAGGTCGAAAAGAGCCTTGCGTCGCAGATTCATGCGGTCGCAAAATCCGGCCGACAATCGTCGCGCTGAGAACGATCTAAAGAAGTTGCTGCATAAGACGAAAAATGATTACTTCTCAGATCTACTACGCAATGCAGACCCCACAAAACCGTATGGATTTAACCTCTGGAAAGCAGCAAAGTCAGTTAAACGGCAGCCCCCACGCAGAATCCCTATAAAGCGTGCTGACAACACTTGGTGCAGATCGGATGCAGATATTTCTCTGGCTTTTGCTGACGAACTAGAAGGTCGATTTCAGCCGTTTGATCTTGCTAGGAGTGAGGACGTGGAAGCAACACTGGCATTTCTTAATACTTCCTGCCCAGATGTAGAGCCCATTCGTCATGTAAGTCCGGAAGAAGTTTGTctccaaattaaaaaactgcaCGTTAATAAAGCACCAGGATTTGACGGAATCGATAATAGAGTTGCCAAAGCTCTACCCAAAAAGGGCATATTATTCCTTGTGCTCCTGTTCAACTCCATGTTACGTATTTACCACTTCCCCACACAATGGAAGTGCGCAGTATATCGATGTTACCTAAGCCAGGCAAACCAGAGAACCTTGTTACGTCTTACCGGCCAATAAGCTTGCTGCCAacattctttaaaatattcgaGAGAATATTTCTTAGCAGAATGATGGCAGTAAGAAGTGTTCAGGATGCCATTCCAGATCACCAGTTTGGCTTCCGGAATCACCATGGAACGCCAGAACAGGGTCATCGAGTAACGCAGCATATCTTAGATGCTTTTGAAAACGGTCAGTACAGCTCTGCTATCTTCCTTGACGTAAAGGAAGCCTTCGATAGAGTGAGGCACAATGGATTgctttttaagctaaaaacaCTCCTACCAGCTGCTCAATATCTCCTGAAATCGTACCTGCTAGAGCGAAAATTTATGGTTGATGTGAGAGGTGAAAGATCATCCATTAGAAGCAGTCGAGCTGGAGTACCGCAAGGGAGTGTTTTGGGTCCTGTGTTATATACCCTTTACACCTCTGACTTGCCCAATCCCAGAGAACCGGGGATACTTCTTGCAACGTATGCTGATGACACAGCCTTTATCGCAAACTCAGCGTGTCGAATCGAGGCTTCTAGAAAAACGCAAAGCTTTTTGGATACATATAGCGAGTGGACGAAGAGGTGGAACATATccataaatggaaataaatcgcAACACTGCAATTTTTCCCTGAGACACAAAATCCTCCCTAGGGTCAAATTTCAGGACACGCTAATTCCTCAATCTCCTCAGGCCCAATACCTGGGATTGATCTTGGATAAGCGGCTCACGTGGAGGCAACACACCACCAAAATAGCAGCAGCATGCCGTGGAAAACTCAGAAAGCTAAACTGGATGCTAAAGTCCACCAGCAAGCTGAGCCTCAGCAACAAAGTGCTGCTATACAAAGCAATAGTTGTTCCTGCTATGACCTATTGCATCCAGATATGGGGTACTGCGTCCGACTCTAACGTAATGAAAGTGCAAAGGATCCAAAACCGGTCGCTGCGCACAATCACAAATGCACCCTGGTTTGCTAGAAATGCAGACATCGCTAACGACCTCTAACGCTCTTTTGCAAATACCAAAATAAAGCCCTTTCTTACTCAGTATCCCGGTGGTTGCCACTCTGCCTCTCAAGTCAGCCCACCGCTCGTCGAAGACCCTTGTCACAGATCTTTATGAATTTTCTGTAAAGAGATCCTGGCCTGACTGAGCTTCACCCCAGCCTTCGAAGTACCTTACAACTCCCATCCCccgttttccatttttcagttcccagttcaGTCAATGTTGGGACTTGATCTATGCGAGGGCGTCTGTCTTTATCCCCAATGCGATCCAATTCAACTTTACATAAACAATTGCTTAACCAAACACCCTCTTATTCGGCCTGGACAGACAGACGCCACACACcgcatttatttttcatgCATTTAATCCTAATTATTTAcaacttcaaaaaaaataattataaaagaattaatttttttttgtaaaaggtGATTTTCCCTTGGCTTCATTTCTATTCTATTTTTTCCATGCGATGTTTCGCTACCTAATCCTAATTACTTAAAATCCTATGATACAGTTGTTGTCACTTGTTCCCTACGTCCGATATTATATTCCCTCAACCTATTTGTTGTGTTGATCAtctgttattatttatatgtatgtcCCCTACCTAACTTAAATATCCTATTTTTTTATCAACCATGCTACTTACTACCGGGACTCGAACCCGGACCGGCGGCGCATGGGGTTCAACAAACACCGTTAGGGTGTCGTCTCTACCCATTGGGCTACCCCGGCGGCAATGTGAGAGCTTTCAGAGATCTACTTGAACCTCACCTCCCAGcattaagtaaataatttaaataaaaacttcccGAGACATTTTGAAATACCGGGTTTCGAACCCGGAGCGGCGGCGCATGGGGTTCCCAGACCCGTTTGGCTGTCATCTCTACCCACTAGGCTACCCCCGGCAGCAAGGTGACAGCTTTCGAAAACCTACTTGAATCTCACCTACTAGGATTTCCGGTTTCCTGTGTTCTCGAAAAAACTCAGTTAGCGTTGGGGCAGAGTTCAAAAAGTGATTTCAAgggcgtttttttttaaagtttgaaTAAAAAGGTCAGGAAACAAgttgaaatgcaaatatttagtTAAAGTCTGTCTCGGCCAGTGGCCCCGCCACGCCCACGCAGTCCTCGTCGTCGAACGTGGCGTCTAGAAGCAGACGCGACGCAAGCGGTCGCAGAAGAAGTACACCATCTCggatgacgacgatgacgataTGGACTACCTACCGCTGGGCGTCAAGCGCGCCGTCTCCTCGGATAACGATGGCGGCCTGGGCAAttgatttttagtttaagTTCAACCATTACTCTCGGGGAAGATGCTTACCGAAATGCTAATTGTATAAGCATTTCACTAAACACCTTCCACCCCTCTATCCAGATATCGCTATCCATCAATCTGTCCTAGTAATAGGTTCCTCTTAGGTTTCCATTTTTGAATGATTTAGAAACACAAACACGTTTTCACCCATTTACTctattaattgtatttaaaattaaatgcttttaaaaataaatgcatataCTAAACCTACAAATGACACACCTAAATCCAGGTTAACGAACAACTAAATGAATAAACCCGAATCTGGGTTTagaagatgaagatgaaggCTATGACGGCttaaaaaaatcgaaacaTTTTATGtactatatgtatgtatgtaaaagaattttttgaGAAGAGATGCTCATCAGAGCAGCACACTCTTGGAGCTGTAATGTAGCAGAATATAGGAAGGTTCAAGATTCCTGGGATTCCTCAACGAGGCACCTACAACTGAAATCAGGAGGGTTTGGTCTTCCACCCTACCTAACATACTAAGCATAAGCGTACGTAGAGTCCTGAAACATGGTCGCTAACCAAGTGGATCGTAAGATTCCCATTAATCCTGGTACTTTCCGGAGTTCAGCTCGGACTTCCGGCTGCTTGGCAGCTACTTGAAAGGATCTTAGTAGCAGCGTATCGTCCAGGGACATGCTATTGACTAGTCGTATTCCCGTCCTAAAAGCCGTAGAACTAACCATGGGATATATGTTAACATCTGCATTCGTAGGCACATTCGTGTAGGCCACCCCTAACGACCTTCTGTTCAGGTAGAACTCCAGGTGGCCACGAGCCCGATCCAAGTAAACACCAATTAGGCAGCCCTGTCCAAACTTCCGACCATAGGTTGACATTTTCCCGCCGTGCTGAATTTTCCCGGAGTAGGAGTAACCCCAAGAGTCGCTGTTGCCGCCCAGAGCGGAGGTAAATTTTGAGATGAATTCCCCCAGATTGACCTTATCCGTTCCGATGCCAACCATCTGGAGATAGGGAAATATAAATCAGAGTTCTTATCTATTGAATTGTGTCGTGTGCGATCCGCTAACTCACCACGTCTGTGCCGACTAGTGGCGTCATAACGAGCGTCTCCCAACAATGGACCATTCCGGCTTTCAGTGGCCGCGATCCTCTTGCAATAGCTGTGCCATTGCTGCGCCGCGGATGGAAGATAATGTCCCTTTCATCGATCACTATGACATTTGTATTATCTTCGACGCACCACTCCCATGGATTTACACTGCCTGCGGCATCCTCCCCACAGCGACAGCTTACCAAATCGGGGATGCGTCCCCTGTAATGGGCAACCTCGATGGAGCTGGGAAAGCGACAGTTGCAAAGTCGGGAATTCATTATGAATCagattatttgaaaatttcgCTGCTCTTATAAACTGCCAATCGCGACGATCTTTTGATGACTGACTCTCAGTAGCGTAGCATCGACATGCTTATCGCAGGCTCTAATTATGGGAAAGATCagcaaacaaatacaaatggaATTATAGATAAAGCCACTTTCTTTcccttttcaaaaaatatatgggTAATTCTCTAGGAAGAACAACCGCGaccaaaaatatacaagttttcaaaaatgttttgtaTCAACATTGTTACATTAAGAAATGTTCTAATTGATTAAATTCAAAGAAATTTTGCATATTCTAAATGCgattttgtgttattttgaTAGAAAACAACATAAACAAGAGGGGAAGGAAAAAAACGAAGTaatattaagttttattacatttaactatacttattttatttaacgtTCTGACAGTTACTGTTTTACATATTCTCTACATgcaccgatcgtttctatggcagctatatgatatagttatccgattttcataaaattaaaaaccaaaattctgaaataataataaaagctcatatctcagagtagatgaaaatacgtagaaaaacaacgaagttataatgttttttctattaatttccggatatggcagctataagatatagttctccgattttcataaaatgaaaaccaaaattctatatttcataaattatgacaatatgttaaaaaacaactaagttataatttttatacccttgcagggtattataatttcagtcagaagtttgcaacgcagtgaagaagacgtttccgaccctataaagtatatatattcttgatcagcatcaacagccgagtcgatctagccatgtccgtctgtccgtctgtccgtccgtctgtccgtctgtccgtccgtccgtctgtccgtttctacgcaaactagtccctcagttttaaagctatctgaatgaaactttgcatatagtcttctatatactctcactgctatatatgtcggaacgggtcggatcggacgactatatcatatagctcccatacaaatgttcgataaatttttagaaaaaaaattataactttgctgtttttcaatatttcattgctgtttttcaatcatttttgagatatagccattttatattatttcagaattttggtaaaaattttatgaaaatcggacgactatatcttatagctgccataggaacgatcggcaaatgaataggaaaaaaattataacttcgttgtttttcaacatattcttatctacttttagatataagctttttttattatttcagaattttggtaacaattttatgaaaatgggACAACTATGTATatcgtatagctgccatataaacgatcggtaaatgtagagaaaatgtaaagctgggaatgtaaaactctaactgtcaaactgtaaacataataagtataggtaaaatgtaatgaaactctgttttgtgtgtgtttcagcatttaaatctataatataaacatcaaaaccaatctgcaagggtatacaaacttcggcgtgccgaagttagcttcctttcttgtttatataaaaatttgtcgAGCATTTCTATgagagctatatgatatagtcgttcgatccggcccgttccgacgtgtatagcagtgagagtattcaAAAGACTTtatacaaagtttcattaagatagcttcaaaactgagggattAGTTTGAAGAAACCGGCagatggctagatcgactcggctattgatgctgatcaagaataaatatatattaaagagtCGGAAATGtctgcaaacttctgactgcaAAGGTATAAAAAGGGCATGTTTGATTCAATAATAACTTATAAAACTGAGGCATTGCgctttgaatttttctttcCAGAATGGCTCGAAGATTGTAAGagtcaaaagaaaataatttactttaaaagtttaaaaaacattaaaaaaaaaaaacaaattcacGTGTGATAGGgattaaaattcaattgaaaaaaaaacctttttatttttaagtcaaCCCAAATACATTATTAAGATCAATCTATGCACAATACATTGCAATTGATTGCACTAAATTCTTTCATTACGTATAGTACTTCAACTTCTGGTCGCTCGCGTTCGAATGCATTACATTGTGCTAGTTATCTAGAAAACGAACAACGAATAAAATCGATCTTAGCACCAAGTTTAGTGCTAAACAAAAGCTTAAggtttcaaattttataaaattcaattatagcCTTGGCACATATTCTTTTCAGTTTGAATACCTACAAATACCGCATCGACATCAGAGAATTGcccatatacatatgtacatatgttaaTAATGActctttaattaaatgcatacctaacatgttttaaaatatttagttcTACATTCTAAAGAAGGTAGTGAAAGTACTCGTCGCACATCTCATGGAGGGAAGAGGCGTGTTCCTCGTCGCCACTGTCGCTGCGCCGCAACGCGATCTTGTGGGCATTGGCGTACAAGTCTTCCTCGTCTAAGCTTGCCTCGTCGGTTTCTACGAAAGGAAATCGCAGAGTTTGTAACAGATGGAAGGAGATTATGCTCCACTGAACTCACCGCGGTACTTCTGCTTGCGGCCCAGCCTTAACTTGGAGCTGGACAGGACAGCCTCGTCACCCAAGTCCAAATCGGTTTCCTGCGATCTCCGGGAGTAGCGCACGGGCGGGGCTAAGAACCAGTAGGATTGCAGAATGCTCTTGAGTCCCGGCATCTGCTGTAGTTCAGCGAGCTTGTGCGGCTGCTTGGACAGGGCTTGGAAGGAGCGGAGCTGAAGAGTCACCGGCTGGGACGTACAGTTAATCAGTCTTATCACAGACTTGGCCGCCGTGGAGCAGACCATGGGATATATGTTGACATCTGGATCCGTGGGCACATTCGTGTAGGCCACACCTAACGCCCTCCGGTTTAGGTAGAACTCCAGGTGGCCACGTGACCGGTCCAAGGACACACCAATCAGGCAGCCCTGGGAGAACTTCTGGCCGTAGGGCAGCTGCTCCCCGCAGTGCTGGACCTTGCCCGAGTACGAGAAGCCCCAGGATTGGGCATTCGTGCCAAGGGCCGAGACGAAGTGAAACTTGAACTGCCCTAGATTAACGCTCTCAGTGCCGATGCCGAACATCTAGAAGAGGAAAAACAGGGAAGCAGATTGTTAAGAGCACACATTGTTTGCATTGAACTTTTGCAGGCTTATCAGCTAGCTAGTTGGGCTGTCTGGGAAGATTCCTCCCCCTCCTTCGGCAGCGTCGCTTATCTTATCGCCGCATTGTAATCTGTAATCCCCACAATGAAGCGTACAATTAAATCGTTTCCAATGGAATCGAGCACACCAGATGCCCCACAGCAGTGTTGTTCCACTTTCAGGTGCGACTTTGCCTGACATTCATCTCGTCGATCAGCCATCCATGCATCCCAACTAGTTGCCAGGCCGCTGCCTCTCCCGGGTTGATAACCCGACCCACGCACTCACCACATCTGTGCCGGCTAGAGCCGTGATGACGCGCATTTCCCAGAAGTGCACCATGCCCGGCTTCAGTGCGCGTTCCCCCCTCACAATCGCCGTTCCCTGACTGTAGGTGGGATGGAAAATAATGTCCCTATCCGTCACTATGGCATCCGAGTCCTCTGCCGCCTGCCACTTCCAGGGATTAACGTTACCCGGCACATCCTCGCCGCAGCGACACCTGACCAGGTCGGGAATGTGGCCCTTGTGGCTAGTGACCTCGATGGAGTTGGGAAAGGGGCAGTCGCAGAAGCCGGGATTGCAGGCGTCCTGATGCGGGGGCGGTAGCATGTCGatgctgtttgtttgttgttctcCTGTTCCGGCGAGGTGGATCGCTTTTGACGGGAGCGTGCAATGATCTGGAACGTCGACGGTCGGCGAATGCGTCCAGTTAAACCAGATCCACCATATACATATAAGCTTCAGAGCGATCTGAAccgaacaaaaaacaaaaaaacaaaacgatgCGCTGTAAACAGACGCCGGCGTCGCTGCCGGCGTCGAAACCTGCAGCATGCGCCtagaaaataccaaaaaaatagtttcggtatttttgtataagaaccggtaatatatttaattgattaattttaattcttttttaaaccttttaaataattaatacagAACGAGAGGCAAAATCTCGAGAACAActgtttcattaaattttgtaaCCGCTCTGGAAATActaaatgcaattttctaGTATTTCGATTTCATCCTTTTAAAACGCCGCTCACGAACAGCCGTTCGAAACTATTTgcatctctctttctctctcactGCTTTAAAACTCCGTTTTACCCTTTCGATAGCGCGCTTAAAAAAAGGCACactaaaaagtattttttcttAGGGTATTTTTTATCTTAGACTGCACGGTCACACTGCAGACCACAAACAGCGGCTTTCCACAACGTTTTCTTTtggaaaaatcattaaaataggTTAATTTAAGTATTAAATACCCGTGCAAAACACTCAACAGTCATGGCTGATGCCGCAGCACGTCAGCTGCAGTACGAGTACAAGGCGGTAAGTGCGGAATCGCGACCGGAAAAATGCCTGCCCATGCGGCGTCTTTGGAAGATTTCACAAACACACTAAATGCACAATTTTATCTTTTCAGAACTCCAATCTTGTGCTGCAAGCCGATGTCCGACTCATTGAGAGGCCGCGTCGCGATGAGGCCACCGGCGAGGTGTGCTCCCTGGTGGGGAAGCTGGACGGCACCCGGATGGGCGATCGGTACCAGCGCACCAAGCCGGAGAAGACTGAGGAGCGCAAGGTGAAGCGGCAAAAACGCGACGAGGCCCAGTACGACTTTGAGCGTATGAAGGGCGCCACGCTGCTGTCCGAGGGCATCGACGAGATGGTCGGCATTGTGTACCGTCCCAAGACGCAGGAAACGCGGCAAACCTACGAGGTGCTGCTCAGTTTCATCCAGGAAGCCCTCGGGGATCAGCCTCGGGATATCCTGTGCGGGGCCGCCGATGAGATCCTGGCTGTGCTGAAGAACGATCGCCTGAAGGATCGTGAGCGCAAGAGGGATGTGGACAGTTTGCTGGGCTCTGTGACCGACGAGCGGTTCGCTTTGCTCGTCAATCTGGGCAAGAAGATCACAGACTTTGGCAGCGACGCTGTCAACGCCCTGACTGCGGCGCCCAACAACGAGGAGCAGATTGACGAGACCTACGGCATCAACGTGCAGTTCGAGGAGTCCGAGGAGGAGAGCGACAATGACATGTACGGCGAGATCCGCGACGACGAGGGCCAGGATGAGGGCGAAGAGGCGCGCATTGATCACACCCTGCATGCGGAGAACGTAAGTAATGTGATTCAGAGGGGCAAACCCTCAGCTAATCCACATTTTCATTCCCAGCTGGCCAGCGAGGAGGCGGCAAACAATGTGAAGAAGGACCGCTCCTTGCATCCGCTGGACATAGACGCCTATTGGCTGCAACGCTGCCTGAGCAAGTTCTACAAGGACGCCATGGTGTCGCAGAGCAAGGCGGCCGATGTGCTCAAGATCCTCAAGGATGCCGCCGACGAGCGGGACTGCGAGAACCAATTGGTGCTCCTGTTGGGCTACGATTGCTTTGACTTTATCAAGCAGTTGAAGGTGAACCGGCAGATGATTCTGTACTGCACCATGTTGGCCTCGGCTCAAACGGACAGCGAGCGTCAAAGGATACGCGAGAAAATGCGCGGAAACTCGGCGCTGGCCAAGATTCTCAGGCAGCTGGACACGGGCAAGTctgaggagcaggaggagggcGAGACCCGTGGAAGTAAGCGCGGAAAAGGCGATGCCGAAGAcggcggagcagcagctgccggtCAGGTAGCTGGTGTTCGCCAGCTCCTCGAATTGGACGAACTGGCCTTCACACAGGGATCCCACTTCATGGCCAACAAGCGGTGTCAGCTGCCCGATGGCTCGTACCGAAAGCAGCGAAAGGGCTACGAGGAGGTGCATGTGCCGGCCCTGAAGCCAGTGCCCTTCGACTCCAACGAGGAGCTGCAGCCGGTGGACAAGCTGCCAAAGTATGTGCAGCCCGTGTTCGAAGGCTTCAAGACGCTCAACCGCATCCAGAGTCGCCTGTACAAGGCCGCGCTGGACAGTGATGAGAATATGCTGCTGTGCGCACCCACCGGAGCGGGTAAGACCAATGTGGCGCTGCTCACCATGATGCGGGAGATCGGTAAGCACATCAACGAGGACGGCACCATCAATGCGCAGGACTTCAAGATCATCTACGTGGCTCCCATGAAGTCGCTGGTGCAGGAAATGGTGGGCAACTTTGGACGCCGTCTCGCCTGCTATAATCTCACGGTCTCCGAGTTGACCGGCGACCATCAACTGACCAGGGAGCAAATCGCTGCCACCCAGGTGATAGTGTGCACCCCGGAGAAGTGGGATATCATCACGCGCAAGGGCGGAGAGCGGACATTTGTGAGCCTGGTGCGTTTGGTCATCATCGATGAGATCCATCTGCTGCACGACGAGCGAGGTCCGGTGCTAGAGGCTCTCGTGGCACGTACCATTCGTAATATTGAGACCACCCAGGAGGAGGTGCGCCTGGTGGGACTTTCGGCCACGCTGCCCAACTACCAGGATGTGGCCACCTTCCTGCGAGTGAAGCCGGACAAGGGGCTCTTCTACTTTGACAACAGCTATCGGCCAGTGTCCCTGGAGCAGCAGTATATCGGTGTCACAGAGAAGAAGGCCCTGAAGCGCTTCCAGGTGATGAACGAGATCGTCTACGAGAAGACCATGGAGCACGCCGGCCGAAATCAGGTTCTGGTCTTTGTACATTCGCGCAAGGAGACCGGCAAGACGGCCAGGGCTGTGAGGGACATGTGCCTGGAGCAGGACACCCTCGGCAGCTTCCTGAGAGAGGGATCCGCCAGCATGGAAGTGCTTCGCACCGAGGCCGAGCAGGTGAAGAACACCGAGCTGAAGGAGCTGCTGCCCTACGGCTTTGCCATCCATCATGCTGGAATGACGCGCGTAGATCGTACCCTGGTGGAGGATCTCTTTGCGGACAGGCACATCCAGGTGCTGGTCTCCACAGCCACCTTGGCCTGGGGTGTGAATCTGCCGGCGCACACAGTTATTATCAAGGGCACGCAGGTCTACAATCCGGAGAAGGGTCGCTGGGTGGAGCTGAGTGCCCTGGATGTCCTGCAGATGTTGGGTCGTGCCGGACGACCGCAGTATGACACCAAGGGCGAGGGAATCCTCATCACCAACCACAGCGAGCTGCAGTTCTACCTCTCCCTGCTCAACCAGCAGCTGCCCATCGAGTCGCAGTTCATCTCCAAGCTACCCGACATGCTCAACGCTGAGATTGTCCTGGGAACGGTGCAGCATCTGCAGGACGCAGTCAACTGGCTTGGCTATACGTACCTCTATATCAGGATGTTAAGGAACCCCACCTTGTACGGGGTATCCCATGACGCGATTAAGGCCGATCCCC
Proteins encoded:
- the LOC108083761 gene encoding SPRY domain-containing SOCS box protein 3-like, yielding MLPPPHQDACNPGFCDCPFPNSIEVTSHKGHIPDLVRCRCGEDVPGNVNPWKWQAAEDSDAIVTDRDIIFHPTYSQGTAIVRGERALKPGMVHFWEMRVITALAGTDVMFGIGTESVNLGQFKFHFVSALGTNAQSWGFSYSGKVQHCGEQLPYGQKFSQGCLIGVSLDRSRGHLEFYLNRRALGVAYTNVPTDPDVNIYPMVCSTAAKSVIRLINCTSQPVTLQLRSFQALSKQPHKLAELQQMPGLKSILQSYWFLAPPVRYSRRSQETDLDLGDEAVLSSSKLRLGRKQKYRETDEASLDEEDLYANAHKIALRRSDSGDEEHASSLHEMCDEYFHYLL
- the LOC108083762 gene encoding SPRY domain-containing SOCS box protein 3, producing the protein MNSRLCNCRFPSSIEVAHYRGRIPDLVSCRCGEDAAGSVNPWEWCVEDNTNVIVIDERDIIFHPRRSNGTAIARGSRPLKAGMVHCWETLVMTPLVGTDVMVGIGTDKVNLGEFISKFTSALGGNSDSWGYSYSGKIQHGGKMSTYGRKFGQGCLIGVYLDRARGHLEFYLNRRSLGVAYTNVPTNADVNIYPMVSSTAFRTGIRLVNSMSLDDTLLLRSFQVAAKQPEVRAELRKVPGLMGILRSTWLATMFQDSTYAYA